One window from the genome of Echinicola vietnamensis DSM 17526 encodes:
- a CDS encoding cytochrome c oxidase subunit 3, which translates to MSSTAIEINSKRGIWGGGNEPLKASYGKLMMWFFLLSDIFTFAAFLITYGSIRVSYPAFEGHVSEFVKSNEHWPIPEMIFNAFPFFHGVHLPLVFVGLMTFILIMSSVTMVLAVEAGHRNDKKDVVKWMLWTMLGGITFLSCQAWEWSHFIHGSDEGTMMTFVNTFGETVKEVVYGANLHVNEYGPAPFAQLFFFITGFHGFHVTIGVVLLFLAFYQAAVGVYERRGHYEMVEKIGLYWHFVDLVWVFVFTFYYLV; encoded by the coding sequence ATGTCATCGACTGCAATTGAAATCAACTCCAAGAGAGGAATTTGGGGTGGTGGAAATGAGCCCCTAAAGGCTAGTTACGGAAAACTTATGATGTGGTTTTTCCTACTTTCCGACATCTTTACTTTTGCCGCTTTCTTGATTACTTATGGCTCCATTAGGGTTAGTTACCCGGCTTTTGAGGGGCACGTTTCGGAATTTGTAAAATCCAATGAACATTGGCCTATTCCAGAAATGATCTTTAATGCATTTCCATTCTTTCATGGGGTTCATTTGCCATTGGTGTTCGTAGGGTTAATGACCTTTATTTTGATCATGAGTTCGGTTACCATGGTACTTGCGGTGGAAGCTGGTCATCGAAATGATAAGAAAGACGTTGTAAAATGGATGCTATGGACCATGTTGGGCGGGATTACCTTCCTTAGCTGTCAGGCATGGGAGTGGAGCCACTTTATTCATGGCAGTGATGAAGGGACTATGATGACTTTCGTCAATACGTTCGGCGAAACGGTGAAAGAGGTAGTTTATGGTGCCAATCTCCATGTGAATGAATACGGACCAGCACCTTTTGCACAGCTGTTTTTCTTTATCACCGGATTCCATGGCTTTCACGTAACCATTGGTGTCGTGTTATTGTTCTTGGCCTTTTACCAAGCTGCCGTGGGTGTATACGAGAGAAGAGGACACTATGAGATGGTTGAAAAGATTGGGCTATATTGGCACTTTGTAGATTTGGTTTGGGTATTTGTATTTACCTTCTATTACCTGGTCTAG
- a CDS encoding cytochrome C oxidase subunit IV family protein codes for MSAHGNNSTLEVLPRNKEKIRKIWKTAGILLAITAVEFLLAFTMERGMLLFAIFIGLTLVKAAYIMMEFMHLKDESKTLFWSIMLPLIFLVWLLIALFKEGAEIFIYRW; via the coding sequence ATGTCAGCACACGGAAATAACAGTACTTTGGAAGTACTACCTCGGAATAAGGAAAAAATCAGAAAAATTTGGAAAACGGCAGGGATCCTTCTCGCTATCACGGCGGTGGAATTTCTTCTTGCCTTTACCATGGAGCGCGGTATGCTTCTTTTCGCCATCTTTATTGGGCTTACGCTGGTAAAAGCGGCCTATATCATGATGGAATTCATGCACTTGAAAGATGAGTCCAAAACGTTGTTTTGGTCGATCATGCTTCCCCTGATATTTTTGGTTTGGCTGTTGATTGCCCTATTCAAAGAAGGAGCAGAGATCTTTATCTACAGATGGTAA
- a CDS encoding SCO family protein, translated as MKMIRVLQGLVLVCILMVPVLIILFLRNFGENTYEIPILYENGVEDPFGDCNYQNEGQHYIPDFSFVNQDSAIVGRDEMKGKVTIVDFFFTSCPSICPVMSLELERVQDAFRNEETVQLYSISIDPDYDTPERLKDYATLHQANPEKWHFLNGPKAEVYELARCGFVLPTIDGKGVPEDFIHSDKLALIDTEGRIRGYYSGTNREDVDLLILETKILLHGKD; from the coding sequence ATGAAAATGATTAGAGTATTACAGGGCTTAGTGTTGGTATGTATCCTGATGGTGCCCGTGTTGATTATTCTCTTTCTTCGTAACTTTGGAGAAAATACCTATGAGATCCCCATTCTGTATGAAAATGGGGTAGAGGATCCCTTTGGAGATTGTAATTATCAAAACGAAGGACAACATTACATTCCTGATTTCAGTTTTGTCAATCAAGACAGTGCAATTGTCGGCAGGGATGAGATGAAGGGAAAAGTCACGATTGTGGATTTCTTTTTTACGAGTTGTCCCAGTATATGTCCAGTGATGTCCTTGGAATTGGAGCGTGTGCAGGATGCCTTTAGGAATGAAGAAACCGTGCAGTTGTATTCCATCAGCATCGATCCTGATTATGATACTCCAGAAAGGCTAAAGGATTATGCTACCCTCCATCAAGCGAATCCAGAGAAGTGGCATTTTCTCAATGGTCCCAAAGCGGAGGTCTATGAGCTGGCAAGATGTGGTTTTGTCCTTCCCACCATTGACGGAAAAGGGGTTCCTGAAGATTTTATCCATAGTGATAAACTCGCCCTCATTGATACTGAAGGGAGGATCAGAGGATATTATAGCGGTACCAATCGTGAGGATGTAGACCTGCTGATATTGGAGACAAAAATATTATTACATGGAAAAGACTGA
- a CDS encoding DUF420 domain-containing protein yields the protein MEKTEFSEPKANKGIYRLITVVSILVPVVVAILLFMPAKLDLASDWVYFLPHLNAVINFTASLALIAGLVFIKNKKISYHRAAMTIAFGLGAIFLVSYVVYHASAESTSFGGEGMIRTVYFIILISHIILAAVALFPILLAYYYGQKGMVEKHRKIVRYAYPIWLYVTVSGVVVYWMISSYYSH from the coding sequence ATGGAAAAGACTGAGTTTTCAGAACCAAAAGCCAATAAAGGAATTTACAGGCTTATAACGGTTGTTTCTATCCTGGTCCCCGTTGTGGTGGCCATCCTGTTATTTATGCCCGCTAAACTTGATTTGGCAAGCGATTGGGTGTACTTCCTCCCTCATTTAAATGCCGTGATTAATTTCACTGCAAGTTTGGCCTTGATTGCGGGATTGGTATTTATAAAGAACAAAAAGATCAGTTATCACCGTGCCGCGATGACTATAGCTTTTGGCTTAGGAGCGATATTTTTGGTTTCTTATGTGGTCTATCATGCATCCGCTGAAAGCACTAGCTTTGGCGGTGAGGGGATGATTCGAACGGTGTATTTTATCATTTTGATCAGTCATATTATTTTAGCAGCAGTGGCGTTGTTCCCGATATTATTGGCCTATTATTACGGCCAAAAAGGCATGGTGGAAAAGCACCGTAAAATCGTGCGGTATGCATATCCTATTTGGCTGTATGTGACCGTGTCAGGAGTGGTGGTGTATTGGATGATCAGTTCTTATTACAGCCATTAA
- a CDS encoding COX15/CtaA family protein encodes MNQKNHKNIRSFRRISLVTAIAVYFLILVGGIVRSTGAGMGCPDWPKCFGSWIPPTAVEQLPDNYQEIYLNKRLEKNERFVKMLHGLGFHQKAEEIKHSKAILVEEEFNATKTWIEYLNRLTGAIIGLLVIATFVYAFRLRKEDRMLAILSFANLLLVIFQGWIGSIVVSTNLLHWMITVHMVLALLIVCLLLYVHYRAFKLNHTIQPKTERPNYLYGVLVVGFLLMIIQVVWGTQVREEIDLIALQFGSLFRSEWISHLGVNFMIHRSFSLVLLFLHLWFVYKVYMFSYRSSSIFKWSQVLLVLIFIEIITGASMAYFGIPAFLQPVHLLVGSLIIGVQFVILLQLSDQKSIVLNTSNS; translated from the coding sequence ATGAATCAAAAGAATCATAAAAATATTCGCAGCTTTCGCAGGATCAGCTTGGTCACTGCGATTGCTGTGTATTTCTTAATCTTGGTTGGCGGCATTGTCCGCAGTACGGGAGCGGGAATGGGCTGTCCCGATTGGCCAAAATGTTTTGGAAGCTGGATACCTCCCACAGCTGTGGAGCAGCTTCCTGATAATTATCAAGAAATCTATCTCAACAAAAGGTTAGAGAAGAACGAAAGGTTTGTTAAGATGCTTCATGGCCTTGGATTTCACCAGAAAGCGGAAGAAATCAAGCATAGCAAGGCCATACTTGTAGAGGAAGAGTTTAATGCCACCAAAACCTGGATTGAATATCTCAACAGGCTGACAGGAGCGATCATTGGACTATTGGTCATCGCCACTTTTGTGTATGCTTTTAGATTACGCAAAGAAGATCGAATGTTGGCCATTTTGTCCTTCGCCAATCTACTGCTGGTGATATTCCAAGGGTGGATTGGATCGATTGTGGTATCTACCAATTTACTTCATTGGATGATTACCGTTCACATGGTGCTGGCGCTGTTGATTGTATGTTTGTTGCTTTATGTTCATTATAGAGCATTTAAACTGAATCATACCATTCAGCCAAAAACCGAAAGGCCCAATTATCTCTATGGGGTATTAGTAGTGGGATTCCTGCTGATGATTATCCAAGTGGTTTGGGGAACACAAGTAAGGGAAGAAATTGATCTTATAGCTTTGCAATTTGGAAGCCTCTTTCGTTCCGAGTGGATTTCACATTTAGGTGTGAATTTCATGATTCATAGGTCATTCTCATTGGTGTTGTTATTCCTTCACCTATGGTTTGTTTATAAAGTGTACATGTTCTCCTATCGGAGCTCAAGTATATTTAAATGGTCACAAGTGCTGCTAGTACTGATATTCATAGAGATTATCACGGGTGCTAGCATGGCATACTTTGGTATTCCAGCCTTTTTGCAGCCCGTACACCTTTTGGTAGGGTCGCTGATTATAGGGGTGCAATTTGTGATCTTATTACAGTTAAGTGATCAAAAAAGTATAGTGTTAAATACATCCAATTCATGA
- the cyoE gene encoding heme o synthase, with the protein MRTVNLSEASFIDSISIRAKAYYELIKFRLSALVTFSAVFGFVLGDSGAIFSWGTCFALMIGGFLISGASGAANEILERDYDKLMKRTQNRPLPLNIISVNEAYWFTVLVALVGVSILWFFTNPLTTGLGILSMLLYVFVYTPLKRVGPVAVFVGAIPGAMPPLLGWTAATGAISYEALIIFGIQFIWQFPHFWAIAWVSDEDYKKAGFKLLPCGGRKDFNTAIQIMIYTLFLLPLGLLPSYFGLTGLNSGIVATVCGVLFLAQTFSLMRDCSRKSALKIMFGSFLYLPIVQIAYLLDKVA; encoded by the coding sequence ATGAGGACAGTTAATTTATCAGAAGCGTCCTTTATTGACAGCATTAGCATTAGGGCAAAGGCCTATTATGAACTGATCAAGTTCAGGCTTTCTGCTTTGGTGACGTTTTCTGCTGTTTTCGGATTTGTTTTGGGAGACAGTGGAGCGATATTTTCTTGGGGGACTTGTTTTGCCTTGATGATCGGAGGTTTTCTGATCAGTGGGGCATCAGGTGCAGCCAATGAAATATTGGAAAGAGATTATGATAAGCTGATGAAGAGGACCCAAAACAGGCCTCTTCCACTCAATATAATTTCAGTTAACGAAGCCTATTGGTTTACCGTGTTGGTGGCGTTGGTAGGTGTATCCATTTTATGGTTTTTCACCAATCCACTGACGACAGGGCTGGGTATACTGAGCATGTTGTTATATGTTTTTGTGTACACCCCGCTTAAGCGTGTAGGCCCCGTAGCGGTGTTTGTAGGCGCCATCCCCGGTGCGATGCCGCCATTATTGGGGTGGACAGCTGCAACAGGTGCCATCTCTTATGAAGCACTGATTATTTTCGGTATTCAGTTTATTTGGCAGTTTCCCCATTTTTGGGCGATTGCCTGGGTAAGTGATGAAGATTATAAAAAAGCGGGGTTTAAATTACTTCCTTGCGGAGGTAGAAAGGACTTTAATACGGCGATACAAATCATGATTTATACCTTGTTCTTGCTGCCATTGGGCTTGTTGCCCAGTTATTTTGGCTTGACAGGGCTTAATTCGGGCATTGTAGCTACGGTATGTGGCGTGCTGTTCTTGGCACAGACCTTTTCGTTGATGCGAGATTGCTCTCGAAAGTCCGCTTTGAAGATCATGTTTGGTTCGTTTCTGTATTTGCCGATTGTGCAGATAGCTTATTTATTAGATAAAGTGGCGTAA
- a CDS encoding cytochrome c oxidase subunit I, whose protein sequence is MAVANISTHGTTAHDHHDDHHEHSDNFITKYIFSTDHKMIGKQFLVTGIVWALIGGFLSILFRLQLGFPDMDMTFLKPILGGWIDESGSLDTNFYLALVTMHGTIMVFFVLTAGLSGTFSNYLIPLQIGARDMASGFMNMLSYWLFFIAGVIMFISLFIETGPAGGGWVIYPPLSALEQAIPGSGLGMTLWLVSMVFFIASQLMGGINYITTVINLRTRGMSFSRLPLTIWSFFLTAVIGLLSFPVLFSAALLLVFDRSFGTSFYLSDIYIGGEALPNTGGSAVLFQHLFWFLGHPEVYIVLLPALGITSEVIATNSRKPIFGYKAMILSMLGITVLSFVVWAHHMFVSGMNPFLGSIFMFLTLIIAVPSAVKVFNYLTTLWRGNLVFTPAMLFSIGLVSFFISGGLTGIFLGNSAVDIQLHDTYFVVAHFHLVMGSASFFGLMAGVYHWFPKMFGKMMDAKLGYIHFWLTFVGVYMVFFPMHYIGIAGFPRRYYSWTNFNFADMYTDLNMFVSVAAIVTFGAQFIFLFNFFNSMFRGRKAPLNPWRSNTLEWTTPLHPGHGNWPGEIPAVYRWPYDYSKPGAKEDFIPQTVPLSSTPESNLPHEAEQVKLEREIMAEEGGDVLVANESKES, encoded by the coding sequence GTGGTTTCCTATCCATTCTTTTTAGGTTGCAGTTAGGGTTTCCTGATATGGACATGACCTTCTTGAAGCCTATTCTTGGGGGATGGATTGATGAGTCAGGATCTTTGGATACCAATTTCTACCTTGCTTTGGTGACCATGCACGGAACCATCATGGTGTTCTTTGTACTGACAGCTGGTCTGAGTGGTACTTTTTCCAATTACTTGATTCCACTTCAGATTGGAGCAAGGGATATGGCCTCTGGTTTTATGAACATGCTTTCTTACTGGTTGTTCTTTATTGCCGGTGTGATCATGTTTATTTCCTTGTTTATCGAGACCGGTCCAGCTGGTGGTGGATGGGTGATTTATCCGCCCCTTTCTGCGCTAGAACAAGCCATTCCAGGATCTGGACTGGGCATGACGCTTTGGTTGGTATCCATGGTGTTCTTTATTGCGTCCCAGCTAATGGGCGGTATCAATTATATCACTACTGTCATTAACCTTCGTACCAGGGGAATGTCATTCAGCAGGTTGCCTTTGACCATTTGGTCATTCTTCCTGACTGCCGTAATTGGGTTGTTATCTTTCCCTGTGCTTTTTTCAGCTGCCTTGTTGTTGGTATTTGATAGAAGTTTCGGTACTTCATTCTACTTGTCTGATATTTATATTGGTGGTGAAGCATTGCCAAATACTGGCGGTAGCGCAGTTCTTTTCCAACACCTTTTCTGGTTCTTGGGACACCCAGAAGTATACATCGTATTACTTCCAGCGTTAGGGATTACTTCAGAAGTAATTGCCACCAATTCCAGAAAGCCAATTTTCGGTTACAAAGCCATGATCTTATCCATGCTTGGCATTACCGTGTTGTCTTTCGTTGTTTGGGCACACCACATGTTTGTGTCAGGAATGAATCCTTTCCTAGGATCTATATTCATGTTCTTGACTTTGATCATTGCAGTGCCTTCTGCCGTAAAAGTATTTAACTACTTGACGACACTTTGGAGAGGTAACTTGGTGTTTACACCTGCGATGCTCTTCTCCATCGGTTTGGTTTCGTTCTTTATTTCCGGTGGTTTGACAGGGATCTTCCTGGGTAACTCCGCTGTGGATATCCAATTGCATGATACCTATTTCGTAGTGGCTCACTTCCACTTGGTAATGGGATCTGCTTCTTTCTTTGGATTGATGGCGGGTGTATACCATTGGTTCCCTAAGATGTTTGGCAAAATGATGGATGCAAAATTAGGCTATATCCACTTTTGGTTGACGTTTGTGGGCGTGTACATGGTGTTCTTCCCTATGCACTATATCGGTATCGCTGGATTCCCTAGACGATATTATAGCTGGACCAACTTTAACTTTGCTGATATGTACACTGACTTGAACATGTTTGTGTCTGTTGCCGCAATAGTGACGTTTGGTGCGCAGTTTATCTTCTTGTTTAACTTCTTCAACAGCATGTTTAGAGGAAGAAAAGCACCGTTGAATCCATGGAGATCCAATACTTTGGAGTGGACTACTCCATTGCATCCAGGACACGGTAACTGGCCAGGTGAAATCCCAGCGGTTTACAGATGGCCTTACGATTACTCCAAGCCTGGGGCAAAAGAAGACTTTATCCCTCAGACGGTACCGTTGTCTTCTACTCCAGAATCCAACCTTCCGCATGAAGCAGAGCAAGTGAAGCTTGAGCGAGAAATCATGGCAGAAGAAGGAGGAGATGTTTTGGTAGCAAATGAATCAAAAGAATCATAA
- a CDS encoding cytochrome c oxidase subunit 3, translated as MEERLAYTEGAEQPIAMHPKKFALWLFIVSVVMIFAAMTSAFIVRQGEGNWLDYDLPSILWYTSGIILLSSASMHWAYLSAKNDRINHLKIALTITTALGLVFLVGQWFSWVALVERDVYFVGNPAGSFMYVLTGLHAAHLISGVIFLIIVLISSFRYQIHSKEMNTLEMCATYWHFLGGLWIYLFVFLLLNH; from the coding sequence ATGGAAGAGAGGTTAGCTTATACAGAGGGAGCTGAGCAGCCCATTGCAATGCATCCTAAGAAATTTGCATTGTGGTTATTCATCGTCAGTGTCGTGATGATTTTCGCCGCAATGACCAGTGCCTTTATCGTGCGCCAAGGCGAAGGAAATTGGTTGGATTATGACCTTCCTTCTATATTATGGTATACGTCTGGGATCATTTTGCTGAGCAGCGCAAGTATGCATTGGGCTTATTTGTCGGCAAAAAATGACCGGATAAATCATTTAAAAATTGCCTTGACCATCACGACCGCTTTAGGGTTGGTATTTCTAGTGGGGCAGTGGTTTAGTTGGGTGGCATTGGTGGAGCGTGACGTGTATTTTGTGGGCAATCCTGCTGGTTCATTTATGTATGTCCTTACAGGTTTGCACGCAGCGCATTTGATCAGTGGTGTGATATTTCTGATTATTGTGTTAATTTCGTCCTTTAGGTATCAGATTCATTCCAAAGAGATGAATACCTTGGAAATGTGTGCCACCTATTGGCATTTTCTCGGTGGATTGTGGATCTACCTTTTTGTGTTTTTGTTATTGAATCATTGA